Below is a genomic region from Salinirussus salinus.
CGCCGGTGCGGTCCTGTTCGACGGTGTCGGGTTCACCGACGCCGGCTACGTCTCCGTGGAGGCCAACGACTACACCGCCCAGATCCGCCCGGACACGATGGAAAACGACGGGGAGGTCGTCTACGACGCGGACGTCTCGCTGAACGGCGGGACCGTCTACACCGCCTTCGCCTCTGGCTACCTCTCGCCCGACGACGAGCCGGCAGACGAGGGCTTCGAACTCACCGTCGTTCAGGACGCGAGCACCTGACCCCGCGACTCCCTTCTCCCCGGAGGGAACGGGGATGGTTACCACGCGACACCAAAAGATTTATAAGGTTTTCGGACTAACTAACAGTCAACGAGCCTGGGAGGCGGTATTTATTCCTTGCTTCCCCAGCGCGTCGGAGAGTCAATCATGAGCGAATCACCACCCAGCATACGGACGTCCGAGCGAACAGAGAGCGAGCGAACAGACGAGCGGGAGGAGTCGGAGGAGCTGGTCTGCCCGGAGTGTGGCGGCTCGCTCATCAGCGACGCGGAGCACGGGGAGACGGTCTGTGAGGAGTGTGGCCTGGTCGTCGAGGAAGACGAGATCGACCCCGGCCCGGAGTGGCGCGCCTTCGACTCCAGCGAGCGCGACCAGAAGTCCCGCGTCGGTGCGCCGACCACCCAGATGATGCACGACAAGGGGCTGTCCACGAACATCGGCTGGCAGGACAAGGACGCCTACGGGAATGCCCTCTCCAGCCGCCAGCGCGAAAAGATGCAGCGGCTCCGCACCTGGAACGAGCGGTTCCGCACGCGGGACTCGAAAGAACGGAACCTCAAGCAGGCACTCGGCGAGATCGACCGGATGGCCTCCGCGCTCGGCCTCCCCGAGAACGTCCGCGAGACCGCCTCGGTCATCTACCGTCGGGCCCTGGACGAAAACCTCCTGCCCGGCCGCTCCATCGAGGGCGTCTCCACGGCGGCGCTGTACGCGGCCGCCCGCCAGGCCGGCACCCCCCGCTCGCTCGACGAGATCGCCACTGTCTCCCGCGTCGAGAAGATGGAGCTGACCCGGACCTACCGCTACATCATCCGGGAGCTGAACCTGGAGATCCAGCCCGCGGACCCGAAGAGCTACGTCCCCCGCTTCGCCTCGGACCTGGACCTTTCGGAGGAGTCCGAGCGCCGCGCCCGCCAGCTACTCGACGCCGCCAAGGAGCAGGGCGTGATCAGCGGCAAGTCACCAGTCGGGCTCGCGGCCGCCGCGGTGTATGCCGCCTCGCTTCTCACCAACGAGAAGGTCACCCAGAGCGAGGTCTCGGAGGTCGCCGATATCTCCGAGGTCACCATCCGCAACCGGTACAAGGAGCTGCTGGACGCCGAGAGCGGCGTCCCGGCCTGAGGGGCGGACGCTGTAACGGGTCCGGGGCCGAGCCGTGATACTCCGGCACAACCTTTTTCCACCGTTCGCGCGTGTGAGTGTCACGCATGGAGGAAGCCTACGTTCGGTTGCTCTGTCCGGCGTGTCGCAAGGAGTGGGAGTCGGACCCGTCGGCGCTCCCGCCGGCCGAAGACGGCTTCGACTGCCCGGACTGTTCCGAGCACCGTCCGCTCTCGGAGTTTCTGCGGACGGAACACGACCTGCGGACGCTCCAGGAGCTGCGGTAGCCGGGGCTCGCCGACGTCCGACGGCTAGCCGCTGGTCGCCGACCGGGCCCCGCAGGCCTCACACCGGAGAACGACCGCCCCCTGCTCGCGGTCGAGCTGCGTGTCCGGCAGTCCACACTCCGGGCAGAGAACGTACTCCTCGGCGTAGGCCTCGATGGCCTCCCGGATCCGGCGCTGGTCGAACTCGCCGGTGAGCCGGGCGCGCTCGCTCTCGTCGATGTGGCCGCTCGTCCCGAGTTCGTCCTGGAGGAACTTGAAGACGTGTTCGGGCTCGCGCCCGAAGTCCCCACAGACCGTCCGGAAGTTCTCGAAGACGGTGACGTTCCCCTCCTGTCGCACCTCCGGGTCCGGCACCTCGAACCGGTCGCCGCTGCCCTCGATCTCCGGCGTCTCCTCGATCCCGCGCTCGAGCATCTCGTCGTAGTCCATATCGGGTCAAAACGGAGGGCAAAAAATAAGCCTGACTACGTCGGCTCGCGGCCGGTCAGGCGGTTTGCCGGTCGCCGTCGTCCTCGTGGCTCACCACCTCGGCAGGGACGCCGGCGACGGTCGCGCCCGGCGGGACGTCCTCCGTGACGAGGGAGTTCGCCGCCACACGCGCCCCCTCGCCGACGCGCACGCCCGGGAGGACGATGGCGCCCGCGCCGACCATCGCGCCCTCGCCGACGACCACCGTCCCCGTCCGGTACTCGTCGACCAGGAACTCGTGACAGAGCAGCGTCGCGTCGTAGCCGATGACGGCGTCGTCCTCGACGGTGATGAGGTCCGGCCAGAAGACGTCCGGCGTCGACTCCAGCCCCCAGGCGACCCGCTCCCCGACGGTGACGCCGAGCCGGCGCAGCAGCCACCGCTTGAGCCGGAGGCTCGGCGAGACCCGACAGACGAGGATGACCGCGTAGTTGACCATCACCCGGAGTGGGTTCCGGTGGCGGTACCAGCCCCGAAGGGAGTTGCCCGCTCCGGGGGTAGCGTGTGCCGTCACCCGCTCGTGGCGGTCGGATTCACCGGCACCAGTCTCCGGACCGGAACGGGCGCCATCGCGGTCGTGCTGGCCGCCGTCGTCCGGCTCGCTGTCGGCCCCGGGCCCGCCCTCGTCCCCGCGCGTGGCGTCGCTCACGGGCGCCCGTTGTGTCCCCGAGCTAAAGAAACCGCCCAGTCTCCGGCGACAGGCCGCGACCCTCCGTCAGTGACTGCGGGAGGCGAAACCGCTTTGCGTCGGCCGCCGTTGCGGTGAATCATATGCCGCGGGTCTGTCTGCTCGGTGCGACCGACGTCACCCTCCGGTACGAGCTGCTGTCCCGCGAGACAGCCCGCGAGGCGCTGGCGACCTACGACCTCTCGGAGCCCTACGCCAACACGGTCGCCGTCGAGACGGTCAGTCTGGGTGCCGCGGTGGCGCTGTGTAACGACCTGAACTGGTATCTCGTCCGGTTCGCCCGCGACGCGCTGGTCGAGGACCGCTCGGTCAGCGAGACGGAGTGGCTCTCCCGGGAACTGGCGACGGCCATCCGCGACGACGAGGTCGACGCCGAAGGGACGGGGCGGTATCTCCGGGTCTACGGCGTCCGGGAGCGAGAGGAGGGGGCGCCGGAGCTTCTGGACCCGATGTACGTCGCACGGACCGGCGAGACCGTCCCGGAGTACGACCTCCACGAGGTCGAGGACACGCTGCGGGTCCGTGTGACCGAAGCCGAGTTCGAGGCCTGAAGCGGCCGGGACGGCCCTCAGTCGTCGAACAGCCCCGTCGAGAGGTACCGCTCGCCGGAGTCCCAGTAGACGGTCACCACGAGCGGGCCGTCCTCGCCGCCGACCCCCGCCTCGCGCAGACGCTTTGCGACCCGTTTGGCGGCGAGATTCGACGCTCCGGAGGACTGCCCGACCAGCACCCCTTCCTCGCGGGCGAGCCGGCGACACTCCTCCTCGGCTGCCGCCAGGTTGACGGTCTCCACGTCGTCGAGCAGGTCCACGTCGAGGTTCTCGCTGACAAAGCCCGGCCCCATCCCCTGGAAGTCGTCCGCACCGGGCTCGTCGCCCGAGAGGACCGCGTTCTCCTCGGGCTCGACGGCCACGACCTCGATGTCCGGGTACTCCTCGCGGAGCCGGCGGCCGATGCCGGTGACCGTTCCCCCGGTGCCGACGCCGGCGACCAGGGCGTCGACGGTCCGGTCGCCCACCTGCTCGAGTATCTCCGGGCCCGTCGTCTCGTAGTGGGAGTCGGGGTTGGCGGGGTTCTCGAACTGGCGCATCTGGACGTACCCCTCCTGGGCGTCGAGTTCGTCCGCGCGCTCCCGGCAGTCGCTGATGTCGCCGTCGACGAGTTCGAGGTCGGCACCGTAGGCGTCCATGATCTGGCGGCGCTCGGGGGACTTCGAGGAGGGCATGATGATCGTCACGTCGTAGCCCTTCGCGGCGCCCACCATCGCCAGGCCGATGCCGGTGTTGCCGCTGGTCGGTTCGACGATCGTGTCGCCGGGAGTCAGGTCGCCGGCCTCCTCGGCCGCGGCCACCATTGCGCGGGCAGGCCGGTCCTTCGCGGACCCGCCGGGGTTGAACGACTCCACCTTCGCCGCGACGGTCGTTCCCGGGGGGCCGTCGACCCGGACCAGCGGCGAGCCGATGGCGTCGATGATGCTGTCGTGCATTACCCGGGCCTTGGCGGGCCCCCCGTTAAACCCTCCCGCCGACGGCACGGCCTGCCGGCGGCGGTAGCGGCGGGCTGGGGGAATCTTCAGCCGCGGTACGCCCGCGAACAGTATCGTCCGCCAGTCTGTGTCGGGACTCCCTCTCGATAAGACCTAATAGCTTCTAATACAAACGAATACTCAAGATGCCCATCTCGAAAGACGAGTTTCTGTCTATCGACGAGGACGGGCCGTCGCTCCCCGACCTCGCGCCGGACACCACCCAGGGTGCGGTGTATCGCTTCCTCCTCGAGCACGCCGACCAGGCATTTCGGCAGCGGGAGGTCGTCGACGCCGTCGACGTGCCCGAGGGAAGCCTCGGCCCGACGCTGAAACGTCTCGAGGAACACGGCCTCGTCGAGCACCGCGACCGGTTCTGGACGATCGCCGACGCCGAGCACGCGGTCGCGTCGGCAGGGATGCACGCCGCCGCTGCGGCTGACGACATCGACGGTGGGTTCTCCGACGACGATGTCGAGGCCTGGATGGAGACCGCCGTCGACCCCATCGAGTCACCGACCGAGCAGGACGACGAGGAGTCGTGATCCCGGATGGCTGACCGTGGTACTGTCGTCTGGGCTCCCGATCCGTTCAAAACGGACGGCGGGAACCCCCGCCCGTGGCTGGTCGTTTCCGGCGAGCGGATGCCCTATCCCGACGAGGAATCGATCGCCGTCGCGTTCACGACGCAGCCCCACCACGCGGGCAGCCTCGCCGTGCCGAGCGAGGCGTGGGTCCGTGGCGAACCAGGTCAGCAGAGCTACGTATTGCCCTGGACGGTCGCCACGCTGAAAGACAACCTCCACGTCGTCGGCCGACAAGGCTCGGTCACCGACGAGTTCACCGAACAGGTTACGACGGCCACGATCTCGTACTTGGACAGAGAGGCTGCTGACCCCGCATGATCGACGATGCAACCGGCCAGGAATCCTCAGAACGGCTGCTGCGAATCTCCCTCGAACGCTATCTCCAGAACAAGGGCAAGGATCGCGGCGGCGAACGCGGCAACGACGACTGGACCGGGATCGTCCCCGAGAACGCCGCTCGCAGCACGGGGGCAAGAGTTATTCCCGGACGCGGCCTCGCACCACACGAACCGGATGCCGGACGGACCTGTTTCCACCAGTAGACGGCGAGTGCTCACAGTCGGTGCGGGACTTGCGGCAGTTCTCGCCGGGTGTGGCAGGGCTGGAGACACGGACACGCCCGCGGCGGCGACAGCGCCGCCGGCCGAGTCGTCCCCCGTCTACATGCTGACCGACTACGACTCCGTCGGCTGGGACGCCCTGTGGACCACGGATCTGGGGCCCACCTTCGAAGAGCAAACCGAGGTGGAGGTCGACGTCAGACCGACCACGTCCACCCGGTGCTCGGCAACGAGCTGACCAGCGACTCGCCGCCCGACGTCTACACCGCAACTGCCGACGGGGCTGCCCGGCTCTCGGCCGGCGGGTTCGCCCGGCCGACGACCGCCACAGTCGAGCGAGCGGTGGCCACAAACGGCGGGCTCGTCGTCGACCCGTACAGCAGTGGCGGCGCTCCTGTCGAGGTCCCTCACGGCTACCGGGCCGACACGTTCACCTACCGCGCCGATATCTACGAGCGCCTCGGCCTGTCCGCGCCCGCGTCGTTTCAGGAGGTACTCGACAACGCCCGGGTCATCGATGACGCCGACACACCGGCGCGGGGGTACGGACTCCCGGTCGGCGGGGACGAGAGCCGGAGGGAATTTCAGGCGTATCTGGCGCGGATGGGGGTGTCGCCGGTCGGCCTCCGCTGGCAGGACCCGGACACGCGCGACGGGCTGGAGGTCCACTTCCCCGAGGATGAGGTGACGGCACTGCTGGAGTTTTTCGTCGACCTCTCTAAGTGTGCCGTCGACCCGACGACCCTCGATACGGACTCACCCCGGCCGCCGTGGTTCGAGAGTCGGCTCGCCCAGCGGCGGGGGTACAACAACGCGGTCGCCGGGGCCGAAGCGGCGGACCTGGTCGAGACGGGCGATCCCCAGCGCGAGCGGGTGGTCCAGAACACTGCCACCGCTCCGCTCCCGTACTGGGAGGCCGGGGGCGTCGACAGACGGGACTCCTGGGCAGGAACGCTGCGGCTCGACGGGCAGGTCCTCGTCCGGGACGGCCGGAACACCGACGGAGCGCGGGAGTGGCTCGGGTGGCTGTACGCCGACCGCCCGGACCGAACCGCCCAGCTGTACACGGTCGACCCGACGCGGCGACTGCCCGCCTACGAGGGCGTCTACGACGCCGAGCGGTACCGGAGTCACCAGGTCTTCCGGGTGTTTCCACACCTCTACGAGCAGGTGGGGGAGATCCGCGAGACGGTCGTCGGGGACCACTACGGCAACGTCCCGAAGGCGCGGCTCGACGACCCGATAGCACGGGCCGTCGGCGAACACGACTTCTACGGGGAGATGCTCCGGCGTGCCGTGACCGGCGAGGCCACCGTCGAAGCGGCCTACGAGTGGGGTCGAGACCGGCTGGAGCGGGCCCTCGACGACGTCCGCGAGACGTTCCGGTGAGTACATTCCGGACCCGACACGAGGGGGGAGGATTATACGGGATGCCCGCTTACTGACCGGTATGGCTCTGGAGACGATGGAACCGAACCCGGTGTGGGCCTCCGACGCCTACGCCGACACGGTCGACACCCTCGCCGAGCACCGCGGACTGGTCTACAAGGTCTGGGGCGGCGACTGGTGCAAGGACTGCCGGGCGCAGCTGCCGGATTTCGGGGCAGCCCTGAAGGAGGCAGGCATCCCGGAGGAGAACATCAGCCACCACGAGCTCGACGAGGACAAGCAGGGGCCGGGCGTCGAGGAGTACGGTATCGAGTACATCCCGACGGTCGTCGTCGAACACCGCGGCGAGGAGATCGCCCGCTTCGTCGAGGAGGAACCGGTCCCCATCGCGGTCTACCTGGCCCAGCGCATCGAGGACTACTTCGGGTGAATCCGGCGTAGAGAGTTCTCCGAATCCAGCCCCCTCCGAGTCCGGTCCCCGCCAAATCCAGTCCTCTTCAACTCCAGTCTTCCCCGAGTCTCCCCCTCCATCGGGTTCGCGCATGCCTGGGGATGCCTGGACAGACCCCCCCTCCCGCGGAGCACCTGGTTTCGCCCCAAGGTATTTGTAGTTACTCGCATTGTGAGTAACTATGAGCGAGACGCGCTCGGAGCCCGACGACCACCTCGAAGACATCGACGACGGCTGTGGCTGTGTCGAGACCTGGGAGCGGCTGAGCGAACTCCGCGACGAGTGACGCGAGGCGGCAGCCGGACGCGGCTGTGGGGTCAGTCGTCAGTCTCGCCGGCGGCCCAGGCGAGCGCGTCCGCGACGGTCTCTTTCGGCGGCGAGCAGGCGAAGGAGCGACACGCGTAGACGGCAGGCTGGCCGTCCCGTGGCCCGCGGCCGGCCCAGATTGGCGGTGCCTCGGCCAGCTCCAGCGCGTCGAGCCACCCCTGCATCCGCTCGTCGCTGCCCGGCCGCCAGGCCAGCAGGCGAGCCGGGAGATACCGGTCGGCGACAGTTTCGTGCCACTCCGCGGGCGGGTCGTCGGCCGCGAGCGTGAGTTCGAGGTGCCCCTCCGCGAGTGTGTCCGCCGCCAGCGAGAGGCTGGCGTGCTGGAGCGGGTTCGCGTCGATCCGGTCGCCGTGGGTGTTCACGACCGTCCCGGCGACAGTTGCGAAGTCGGCCTCCGCGAAGTGGTCGAGCGCCAACAGTAGTCGCGCGGCGACGCCCGCGCTGGAGGGAGTCGACTGGTCGGAGACCTCCTGCGGGCGGGCGATGAGTTCCTCGCCGCCGGCCTGCGTGAAGTAGAGCGTCCCTGCCTCCTCGTCCCAGAACCGCTCTTCGATGGCCCGCGCCAGTTCGAGCGCGAACGCGAGGTGGTCGACGTCGCCGGTCGCCTGGTACAGGTCGAGCGCCCCCTTCCCGAGGAAGGCGTAGTCCTCGAGGTACCCCTCGACGCGGACCTCGCCGTCCTTGTAACGGCGGTGGAGGTGACGCTCCCGGGAGTCCCAGCAGTGCTCGCGGACGAACCCGAGCGCGTCGGCTGCGGTGTCGGCGTAGTCCCCGTCGAGAACGAGCCCGCCCTCGGCGAGCGCGGAGACGGCGAGCCCGTTCCAGCCCGCGAGCACCTTCTCGTCGCGGGGCGGGCGGGGCCGCGTCTCGCGCGCTTCGCGGACCTGCTCGCGGGCGCGGTTCAGCCGCTCGCGGACCTCTCGCTCGTCGAGGCCGTGCTCGGCGGCCAGTTCTGCGACCGGCGTCGAGACGGTGAGCACCGTGCTGCCCTCGAAGTTGCCGGGCTCGCTCACCCCGTAGCGGTCACAGAACAGGTCGGCGTCGGCCGTGTCGGCGACGGCCTCCCGGACCTGCTCGGGCGTCCAGACGTAGAACTCCCCCTCGACGCGCTCGCCGCTCTCGTCGGCGCTCCGCGCGTCCAGCGTGCTGTAGAAGCCGCCGTCGGGGTGCTGGAGTTCGTCCTCGAGGAACGCGAAGGTCTCCTCGGCGACGGTCGCGTAGCGCTCCTCGCCGGTAGCCTGGTAGCCAGCCAGGAAGGCCCGCGGGAGTTCGGCGTTGTCGTAGAGCATCTTCTCGAAGTGGGGGACGACCCACTCCCGGTCGGTCGTGTAGCGGTGAAACCCGCCGCCGGCGTGGTCGTAGAGGCCGCCGTTGGCCATCGCGTCGAGCGTCTCCGTGGCGACGTCGAGATACTCGTCCTCGCCGGTGCGGTCGTACGCGCGCAGGAGGATGTGGAGCCGACCGGGCTGGGGGAACTTCTGGCCCCGGCCCCAGCCGCCGTGGGTCCGGTCGGCGCCGTTGACGGCGGCCTTCGCCGCCCGGTCGAGGACGCCGTCCTCGGGCGGGCTGGGCTGGTCGGGCACCTCCTCCAGCTCCCCCTCGATGGCGCGGGTCCACTTTGCGGCGCGCTCCTCGATCTCCTCGCGCTCCTCGGGGTCGGCCCAGGCGTCGCGGATGTCCCGCAGCAGCTGCTTGAAGCCGGGCTGGCCGCGCTTTGCCTCCGGCGGGAAGTAGGTCCCCACGTAGAAGGGGTCGCCCTCGGGCGTGAGCCAGACCGACAGCGGCCACCCGCCCTGGCCGGTGACCCGCTGGCAGATCGTCATGTAGATGCTGTCGACGTCGGGGCGCTCCTCGCGGTCGACCTTCACGGGGACGAAACTCTCGTTGAGCAGGTCGGCGGCCTCCTCGTCCTCGAAGCTCTCCTCGGCCATGACGTGACACCAGTGACAGGCGGCGTAGCCGATGGAGAGGAAGATCGGCACGTCCCGTTCTCTGGCGGCCTGTCTTGCCTGTTTGTCCCAGGGCTGCCAGTTGACGGGGTTGTCGGCGTGGGCCTGGAGGTACGGGCTGGCCTCCTCGTCCAGCCGGTTCCGGCTCGTCGGTGTGCTCATAGGTCGAGTAGCGGCGCCCGCCACCTAACCTCTTGGGCGAAGCCGAACGCTTTAGTCGGCGCCTGCCGCCCACTCAGGTATGACTGAGACAGTGCTGCTCGTGGGCGGGGGCGGCCGCGAACACGCCATCGCGCGGGCGGTCGCGGGAACCGAGGACGCGACGCTGTACGCCTGCGCCGGCAACCGCAATCCAGGAATCGCGGAACTCGCCGCCGGATTCGAGACGCTGGAGACGACGAACCCGACGGCCGTCACCGCCTACGCCGGGGAGGTCGGCGCGGACCTCGCCGCCGTCGGCCCGGAGGCGGCCCTTGAGGCGGGCGTCGCCGACGCGCTCGACGACGCGGGCGTCTACACGTTCGGCCCGCGGGAAGAGCAGGCCCGCATCGAGACGGACAAGGGGTTCCAGCGGCGGTTCATGCAGGAACACGATGTCCCCGGCTGCCCCGACTTCGAGGAGTTCCGAGACATGGAGGCCGCCTGCGAGTACATCGACAGCTACGACGGGGACCTCGCCGTCAAGCCAGCGGGCCTCACGGGTGGCAAGGGCGTCCGGGTCATCGGGGACCAGGTCACCGCCGAGGAGGCCAAGGAGTATCTGCGCGAGTCCGACTACGACCGGGTGGTGCTGGAGGAGCGGCTGGTCGGCGAGGAGTTCACCGTCCAGGCCTTCGTCGCCAACGGGGAGGTGCGGGTGACGCCGGCCGTCCAGGACCACAAGCGCGCCTACGAGGGCGACGAGGGCCCCAACACCGGCGGAATGGGTTCCTACAGCGACGCCGCCCTCGAACTCCCCTTCATGGACGAGGACGACTACCTCGAGGCGGTCGACGTCATCCAGGCGACGGTCGACGCCCTGGAGGGGTACAAGGGCGTGCTGTACGGCCAGTTCATGCTCACAGCCGAGGGCGTGAAGGTCGTGGAGTTCAACGCCCGCTTCGGTGACCCGGAGGCGATGAACACGCTGCCCGTACTCGAAACTGACTTCCTCGACGTGCTCGTCGCCGCCCGCGAGGGTGGCTCGCTGCCCCAGCTCTCCTTCGCCCGGCAGGCGACGGTCTGCAAGTACGCCGTCCCGGACGGCTACCCGACCGACCCGCAGGCCGGGGCAAGGGTTGCTATCGACGAGAACAGCGCCGGGGACGCGCTGCTGTTCTACGCCAGCGTCGACGAGCGCGAGGACGGCATCTACACGACCACCTCCCGCTCGTTCGCAGTGGTCGGCGTGGCCGACACCATCACCGAGGCCGAAGAGCAGGCGGAGGCGGCACTCGCCGCCGCCGGCGAGGAGGGGCTGCGGATGCGCCACGACATCGGCAAGCCCGACCTCGTCCAGCGGCGGATCGACCACATGCGGGAACTGCGCGGCGACTGACCGCGAACCTGCGTGGAGTCCGAACACGCGACCGGATCCGCGGATCCAAACGCGGATGTACCCGCTGACATAACCCGACACCGATGAGTCTCTCGGAGGAGGCCCTGGAGCGGCTGGCCGACATCGTCGAGCGCCAGCCCACCAAGAACGCCGAACTCCAGGCGGCCTGGGGGATGGACAGCGGCAGCGAGGTCCACAGCTACCTCGAGGCGGAGCTGAGCGAGTACTACTACCGCAACGACGACTCGCTGATCTGCGCGACGCCCGAGGCGGAGGCGCTGGTCACCGGCGAGGAGCTGGAAGGGCCCCGGACCGTCGACACCGACGCGTTCGGGGCGGCGGTGCTCGACGTCCTCCCCGGCCCCGAGGAGGAACCACAGAGCGTCGTCGCGACGCTGCAGGACCTCCGCGAGACGGGGCGGGACCCGCCGGTCGAGGAGGTGCGGTCCGCGCTGCACACGCTCGCCGACCGGGGGGCGGTCGAGCGCGTGCGGACGACCGTTCCGACCTTCCGGCTGGCGCTCCCGCGCGAGGACCTCGACGTCCGGGAGTGAGCGCCGGCGCGCTCGGCGTCGCCTTCGTTCCGAACGCGGCCAGCCGGACCGGCGGTCACTCCGTGCCCGGCCGCCGGCGCGAGCGCTGGCGTGCCAGGAGCCGCTTGACCCCCGCCCCGGGCCCTCCCTCCACGGGCCAGCCCCCCTGGCGCCAGGCGGGCGGTTCGGGCTCGAACTCCGGGCAGGAGCCCGCACACTCGCCGGCGGTCTGGTGGCACCCTTTCGCCGTGCAGTAGGGCCGGGCCACGTCGGGCGCGGGCCGGAGTTCGAAGTGCCGGCAGTCCGGGCGCATCGAGTCGGCGTAGCTGCGCCACCCCCGCTCGTAGGCCCGCTCGGCGATCTCGAGGCGCTTGCGGGCCTTCCAGTCCGGGTCCGCGTACTCGAAGCGGGCGGCGGAGGCGTCGTGGCTGCCGCCCCCACCGCCGGTCGGGTTCTCGAGGATGCGCGTCCCGGGCTCGCCGGCCGGGAGGCTTCGTGGCCGCCAGACGACGCGTGCGGCGTCGGCGCCGCGCTGACCCGGCGAGACGGTCAGGATCCCCGCCTCGACGGGGATGTCCTCGAGCAGCGCGGGCTCGACGCGCTCGCCGGCCTCGGCGGTCGCGACCCAGACCTCGTCGGCCAGTGCGAGCGCGACGTCGTGGCGGAGCTGGGGCCGCAACGCGCGGGCCGCGGCCGCGTCGAGGTCGGGCTTGTTCTCGACGGCGACGACCCGCTCGACCCAGTCGGGGTAGGACCGGACCCGCCGGACCTCGACCCGGCCGCTGCGTTTGCGGCGTTCCAGTATCCCGCGGCCGGCCGCCCGGTTGACTGCCTCCCGGACGTACCGCCAGGGGTAGCCCGGGTCGGGCAGCGCCTCGCGGTACCAGGCCCACTCGACAGGCGCGTGCCGGACGACGTGCAGCAGGTCGGAGTCGAGACGCCGCCGGCCGAAGGCACGGCGGGCGGCAAGTCCCTCGGGGTCACAGACGAGGACGATAGTGTCCCACCGGCGGCGGCCGGTCCCCAGCTGGCGGGCGACGAGGACCGGCCGGCTGTCGCTCCCTTCGGGGGGCCAGTGGCGCTCGGCCCACGCACAGACCTGCAGTTCGAAGCCGAACTCGCTGTCCACACGGCCCGGTCGGCGGGCCGCCGGCATGAGCGTGTCGCCGCAGGTCGCCGCGACCGGTCCTGTCGCGTGTCGCTTCCTTTTTATTCGCGAGACGGCTCTTTCCCGGTATGACCGAGCAGGACGCGGCCGACGGCGACTC
It encodes:
- the purD gene encoding phosphoribosylamine--glycine ligase, with protein sequence MTETVLLVGGGGREHAIARAVAGTEDATLYACAGNRNPGIAELAAGFETLETTNPTAVTAYAGEVGADLAAVGPEAALEAGVADALDDAGVYTFGPREEQARIETDKGFQRRFMQEHDVPGCPDFEEFRDMEAACEYIDSYDGDLAVKPAGLTGGKGVRVIGDQVTAEEAKEYLRESDYDRVVLEERLVGEEFTVQAFVANGEVRVTPAVQDHKRAYEGDEGPNTGGMGSYSDAALELPFMDEDDYLEAVDVIQATVDALEGYKGVLYGQFMLTAEGVKVVEFNARFGDPEAMNTLPVLETDFLDVLVAAREGGSLPQLSFARQATVCKYAVPDGYPTDPQAGARVAIDENSAGDALLFYASVDEREDGIYTTTSRSFAVVGVADTITEAEEQAEAALAAAGEEGLRMRHDIGKPDLVQRRIDHMRELRGD
- a CDS encoding DUF5797 family protein, which gives rise to MSLSEEALERLADIVERQPTKNAELQAAWGMDSGSEVHSYLEAELSEYYYRNDDSLICATPEAEALVTGEELEGPRTVDTDAFGAAVLDVLPGPEEEPQSVVATLQDLRETGRDPPVEEVRSALHTLADRGAVERVRTTVPTFRLALPREDLDVRE
- a CDS encoding thioredoxin domain-containing protein, translated to MSTPTSRNRLDEEASPYLQAHADNPVNWQPWDKQARQAARERDVPIFLSIGYAACHWCHVMAEESFEDEEAADLLNESFVPVKVDREERPDVDSIYMTICQRVTGQGGWPLSVWLTPEGDPFYVGTYFPPEAKRGQPGFKQLLRDIRDAWADPEEREEIEERAAKWTRAIEGELEEVPDQPSPPEDGVLDRAAKAAVNGADRTHGGWGRGQKFPQPGRLHILLRAYDRTGEDEYLDVATETLDAMANGGLYDHAGGGFHRYTTDREWVVPHFEKMLYDNAELPRAFLAGYQATGEERYATVAEETFAFLEDELQHPDGGFYSTLDARSADESGERVEGEFYVWTPEQVREAVADTADADLFCDRYGVSEPGNFEGSTVLTVSTPVAELAAEHGLDEREVRERLNRAREQVREARETRPRPPRDEKVLAGWNGLAVSALAEGGLVLDGDYADTAADALGFVREHCWDSRERHLHRRYKDGEVRVEGYLEDYAFLGKGALDLYQATGDVDHLAFALELARAIEERFWDEEAGTLYFTQAGGEELIARPQEVSDQSTPSSAGVAARLLLALDHFAEADFATVAGTVVNTHGDRIDANPLQHASLSLAADTLAEGHLELTLAADDPPAEWHETVADRYLPARLLAWRPGSDERMQGWLDALELAEAPPIWAGRGPRDGQPAVYACRSFACSPPKETVADALAWAAGETDD
- a CDS encoding DUF5787 family protein is translated as MPAARRPGRVDSEFGFELQVCAWAERHWPPEGSDSRPVLVARQLGTGRRRWDTIVLVCDPEGLAARRAFGRRRLDSDLLHVVRHAPVEWAWYREALPDPGYPWRYVREAVNRAAGRGILERRKRSGRVEVRRVRSYPDWVERVVAVENKPDLDAAAARALRPQLRHDVALALADEVWVATAEAGERVEPALLEDIPVEAGILTVSPGQRGADAARVVWRPRSLPAGEPGTRILENPTGGGGGSHDASAARFEYADPDWKARKRLEIAERAYERGWRSYADSMRPDCRHFELRPAPDVARPYCTAKGCHQTAGECAGSCPEFEPEPPAWRQGGWPVEGGPGAGVKRLLARQRSRRRPGTE